One window from the genome of Gimesia aquarii encodes:
- a CDS encoding tetratricopeptide repeat protein: MLRRIKHTKLISVLYLIVVVCLFLNLSTISAEEWIGKKFMPKIEAKFIKGVKDDTKIPAEEILFPLIVSKIDGDLLLVGAGWIKKSHVIPLDDAISYYTDYLKTQNLLSSWAYMNRGIVWSEQKESSKAISNAINDFAWATRLNPYSSLAYHYEGLLWLSRREYDTAIMHFNDAIRLYPKNPMTYYYRGNANYSKGARYTPAYDRALKDYNKSIELDPKYSPAYHQRGMTWFTKGDYDKALKDYTMSIQLDSKDAYAHYNRGIAWSKIGKYNKAIKDFSKSIQLDPKFMLAYNARGNTWSKLGKYDKSIKDQTVAMRLDPFDVVIIVHRGNSWDLKGAYKEALLDYNKSVRLHPQRPDGYNGLAWLWATCPDIKYRDGKKAVEAGKKACEFSDWKEPNFIDTLAAAYAESGDFEQAVKYQKMLLKMLNESADKRDFEERLELYLAGKPYHRKKPEKLSK; encoded by the coding sequence ATGCTAAGACGTATTAAACATACAAAATTAATCTCAGTGCTCTATCTAATCGTTGTTGTATGTCTGTTTCTCAATTTGTCAACCATCTCAGCCGAAGAATGGATTGGCAAGAAATTTATGCCTAAGATTGAGGCGAAATTTATAAAAGGCGTTAAAGACGATACTAAGATACCTGCAGAGGAGATTCTTTTTCCACTTATAGTTTCCAAGATCGATGGTGATCTATTGCTAGTGGGAGCGGGGTGGATCAAGAAATCGCATGTAATTCCCCTCGATGATGCCATCTCATATTATACCGATTACCTCAAGACCCAAAACCTACTTAGTTCTTGGGCTTATATGAATCGGGGAATCGTCTGGTCCGAACAAAAAGAAAGCAGCAAAGCTATTAGCAATGCTATTAATGACTTCGCCTGGGCAACTCGGCTCAATCCATATAGTTCACTAGCCTATCATTATGAAGGCTTGCTATGGCTTTCAAGAAGAGAATATGACACAGCCATCATGCACTTCAATGATGCCATTCGACTCTATCCCAAAAACCCAATGACATACTATTATCGAGGCAACGCCAATTATTCCAAAGGAGCCCGCTACACTCCTGCTTATGATCGCGCACTTAAAGACTACAACAAATCGATTGAACTTGATCCTAAGTATTCACCAGCCTACCATCAACGTGGTATGACCTGGTTCACGAAAGGTGATTACGACAAGGCCCTTAAAGACTATACTATGTCTATTCAACTCGATTCGAAAGATGCCTATGCCCATTACAATCGTGGTATCGCCTGGTCAAAGATTGGTAAATACAATAAAGCCATTAAAGACTTTAGCAAGTCAATTCAACTCGATCCAAAATTTATGCTCGCATACAACGCTCGAGGCAACACATGGTCAAAATTAGGTAAATACGACAAATCGATTAAAGATCAAACAGTTGCTATGCGTCTTGATCCCTTTGATGTAGTAATAATTGTTCATCGTGGCAACTCCTGGGACTTAAAAGGAGCGTATAAAGAAGCTTTACTAGACTATAATAAATCAGTTCGACTCCATCCTCAACGACCTGATGGTTACAATGGTTTAGCTTGGTTGTGGGCAACCTGTCCTGATATTAAATATCGTGATGGTAAAAAGGCTGTCGAAGCCGGAAAAAAAGCGTGTGAATTCTCGGATTGGAAAGAGCCAAATTTTATTGACACTTTAGCTGCAGCTTATGCCGAGTCTGGTGACTTCGAACAGGCAGTAAAGTATCAAAAAATGCTACTAAAAATGCTAAATGAAAGTGCCGACAAGCGGGATTTTGAAGAGAGGTTAGAGCTATATCTTGCAGGAAAACCATATCATAGAAAGAAACCAGAAAAGCTCTCGAAATAA
- a CDS encoding host-nuclease inhibitor Gam family protein: protein MKSLNANDRPAAELLGADPVIQTEEDLNKALNELSFLNAFDQSVNATCTRYIEKLKQESEQRKYVLIDDQDPVTITSRRELLHERVNEYCKANRSSLMEGKKKTKSFPHGSVSFKDQPAKVEYRSGLKEADSLGLLDKLMQSTLVEQIVAWLNAICIFGKNKEARLLSEVVELKPKLSVSKIKKAFEEKRLTADHLKQLGLKYSKGKEQLTIKPAEYEPG, encoded by the coding sequence GTGAAAAGCCTCAACGCCAATGATCGACCCGCTGCGGAATTGCTGGGAGCGGATCCCGTCATTCAGACGGAGGAAGATCTCAACAAGGCTTTAAACGAGCTCTCATTTCTGAACGCCTTTGATCAGTCAGTCAACGCGACTTGCACCCGGTATATCGAGAAACTCAAACAGGAGTCTGAGCAACGCAAATATGTTTTGATTGATGATCAAGATCCTGTCACTATCACAAGTCGTAGAGAGCTGCTTCACGAGCGAGTGAACGAGTATTGCAAAGCAAATCGATCGAGCTTGATGGAGGGTAAGAAGAAAACCAAATCGTTTCCACACGGTTCGGTGAGCTTCAAAGATCAGCCCGCCAAGGTGGAGTATCGATCTGGTCTGAAAGAAGCGGACAGTCTCGGTCTCTTAGATAAGCTGATGCAGTCAACATTGGTTGAACAGATCGTTGCCTGGTTGAATGCGATCTGTATCTTTGGCAAGAACAAAGAGGCGCGCTTGCTATCCGAAGTTGTCGAACTCAAACCGAAGCTCAGTGTTTCGAAGATCAAAAAAGCATTCGAAGAAAAACGTTTGACGGCAGATCATTTGAAACAACTCGGCCTGAAATATTCTAAAGGCAAAGAGCAGCTGAC